One window of the Rosa rugosa chromosome 3, drRosRugo1.1, whole genome shotgun sequence genome contains the following:
- the LOC133736213 gene encoding TOM1-like protein 9, whose amino-acid sequence MVNSMVERATSDMLIGPDWAMNIEICDICNHDPVQAKDVVKGIKKRLGSRNSKVQLLALTLLETIIKNCGDIVHMHVAEKDLLHEMVKIVKKKPDYHVKEKILILIDTWQEAFGGPRARYPQYYAAYQELLRAGAVFPHRSEAAAPVFTPPQTQPLSSLPQNLHNPDLPRDISEPSAEPEFPTLSLTEIQNARGIMDVLAEMLSAIDPENKEGLRQEVIVDLVEQCRTYKQRVVHLVNSTSDESLLCQGLALNDDLQRLLAKHEAIASGNPVQPDKPKAGPPGALVDVGGPLIDTGNDNKQLDGRSTSSAGASSNPLNQLLLTGPPTTNGAAPTTKVDPKMDLLSGDDFNSPKADSLALVPVDQQPSSTPVSNALVLMDMFSDGNSAPNPVNTNSPHAANQTSPLNPQFQQQRNFQAPQGGVLPNGSVPNMGAPQYEQSLYAQGGGPTWNGQIMQQQQQQPPSPGYGSPTSGSLPPPPWEAQSADDGSPVTGSPYAPPMQVTQVVVTHAQGGFHPQGPQRSTSDPVVGMYIQPITSNHLSAINQQVAPSSQLGLAPSQPLQGPSMGMLPQPPTQAAYPQQMYGNQMVPYGYDQQQQQQQQQAQYLQQQQQHQQGQYLQQQHQQAQYLQQQQLHAQYYQQQQQQQQYLQQQMHGLSVNDNGTRNSYQAPTSSYVPPSRPAKPEDKLFGDLVDFAKLKPTKPTAGRTGSM is encoded by the exons ATGGTGAATTCTATGGTGGAGCGCGCCACGAGCGACATGCTCATCGGTCCTGATTGGGCCATGAACATCGAAATCTGCGACATATGCAACCACGACCCTGT GCAAGCAAAGGATGTTGTTAAAGGTATAAAGAAGCGCCTTGGAAGTAGGAATTCAAAAGTTCAACTTCTTGCCCTTACA CTGTTGGAAACAATAATAAAGAATTGTGGAGATATTGTGCATATGCATGTAGCAGAGAAAGACCTCCTCCATGAGATGGTAAAAATAGTAAAGAAGAAG CCGGACTATCATGTCAAAGAGAAGATATTGATCCTGATAGATACCTGGCAAGAAGCTTTCGGTGGCCCAAGAGCAAGATATCCACAATACTATGCTGCATACCAGGAATTGTTG CGTGCTGGAGCAGTATTCCCCCACAGATCTGAGGCCGCTGCTCCTGTATTCACACCTCCCCAGACGCAACCATTGTCATCACTCCCTCAAAATCTGCACAATCCGGATCTTCCGAGAGACATATCTGAGCCTTCTGCAGAGCCCGAGTTCCCAACATTAAG ctTGACTGAAATTCAGAATGCACGGGGTATTATGGATGTCTTGGCGGAAATGCTAAGTGCTATCGATCCAGAGAACAAAGAG GGCCTTAGGCAGGAGGTTATTGTTGATTTGGTTGAACAGTGTCGTACATATAAGCAGAGGGTGGTACACCTTGTTAACTCGACTTC GGATGAATCACTTCTATGTCAAGGACTAGCACTGAATGATGACTTGCAACGTCTTCTAGCCAAACATGAAGCCATTGCTTCAGGCAATCCAGTTCAACCGGATAAACCCAAGGCTGGACCTCCTGGAGCACTTGTAGATGTTGGTGGTCCTCTTATTGACACTGGAAATGATAACAAACAGCTTGATGGGAG ATCCACTTCGAGTGCTGGTGCAAGCTCTAATCCACTAAATCAGTTATTACTTACTGGACCTCCAACTACTAATGGTGCAGCTCCTACGACAAAGGTCGATCCCAAGATGGATCTTCTTAGCGGAGATGACTTCAACTCACCGAAGGCAGATTCACTGGCTCTTGTTCCTGTGGATCAACAGCCAAGTAGTACTCCTGTATCCAATGCTCTTGTTCTTATGGACATGTTTTCTGACGGTAACAGTGCCCCAAATCCTGTAAATACCAATTCTCCTCATGCAGCCAACCAAACCAGTCCTTTAAACCCACAATTTCAACAGCAGCGGAATTTTCAAGCTCCACAAGGGGGAGTTCTCCCAAATGGAAGTGTCCCAAACATGGGAGCACCTCAGTATGAGCAGTCACTGTACGCACAAGGAGGTGGTCCCACTTGGAATGGTCAGAttatgcagcagcagcagcagcagccgcCTTCACCAGGATATG GTTCACCAACCAGCGGATCATTACCACCGCCTCCCTGGGAAGCTCAGTCAGCAGATGATGGAAGCCCAGTAACAGGTTCTCCATATGCACCACCAATGCAAGTTACTCAAGTGGTTGTCACACATGCACAGGGTGGTTTCCATCCACAGGGACCTCAACGGTCAACTAGTGACCCTGTAGTTGGTATGTACATTCAACCAATTACAAGTAACCATTTGTCCGCAATCAATCAGCAGGTTGCTCCGAGCAGTCAGTTGGGTTTGGCACCGTCTCAACCACTTCAAGGGCCATCTATGGGTATGCTTCCACAGCCACCTACTCAAGCTGCATACCCTCAACAAATGTATGGCAATCAAATGGTCCCCTATGGCTATgatcagcaacaacaacaacaacaacaacaagcgCAATACCTtcagcagcaacagcaacatCAACAAGGGCAATATCTCCAGCAGCAACATCAACAAGCGCAATACCTCCAGCAGCAACAGCTACATGCGCAATACTAtcagcaacagcagcagcagcagcaatatCTTCAGCAGCAGATGCACGGTCTTTCTGTTAATGATAATGGTACGAGAAACTCCTACCAGGCTCCCACATCATCGTATGTCCCACCTAGCAGGCCAGCCAAGCCAGAGGACAAGCTATTTGGAGACCTTGTTGACTTTGCAAAACTGAAACCAACAAAACCCACGGCCGGCAGAACTGGTAGCATGTGA
- the LOC133740935 gene encoding D-amino-acid transaminase, chloroplastic isoform X2 → MASLQSFSKPVSQNPHITRKPVDHSLSLSLIPRNLAFLGPGLRFIHHGSAKEMKIIRSLKRTEAVTDYSIQVSDVPLLTCSEAMERLKTNRENQKGTQEFLAMYSSIFGGITTDPSAMVIPIDDHMVHRGHGVFDTAAIRDGYLYELDQHIDRILRSASMAKIGLPFDRESIRKILIQTVSASKCKTGSLRYWLSAGPGDFQLSPSGCNQPALYAIVVQDKSPFSSKGVKVVTSSIPIKPPQFAVMKSVNYLPNVLSKMEAEEKGAFAAIWLDGDGFIAEGPNMNVAFVTKDKELLMPQFDKILSGCTAKRVLALAEGLVKEGKLQAVRVVNVTVEEGKKADEMMLIGSGILVRPIVQWDEQIIGDGKEGPLTQILLNLIIKDMESGPLTVRTPIPN, encoded by the exons ATGGCTTCCCTCCAATCTTTCTCAAAACCCGTCTCGCAAAATCCACATATTACCAGAAAACCAGTTGATCATTCTCTTAGTTTGAGTCTAATTCCACGAAACCTTGCATTTTTAGGACCTGGGTTACGTTTTATTCACCATGGGTCCGCCAAAGAGATGAAAATCATCAGAAGCTTGAAACGAACCGAAGCTGTGACTG ATTACAGCATTCAAGTTTCTGATGTCCCACTGCTGACTTGCTCAGAG GCAATGGAAAGGCTAAAAACAAACCGCGAAAATCAAAAGGGTACACAAGAGTTTCTAGCCATGTATTCTAGCATTTTTGGAGGAATAACTACAGATCCATCTGCTATGGTGATCCCTATTGATGACCACATGGTCCACAGAGGGCATGGGGTTTTCGACACTGCTGCTATAAGGGACGG ATATCTGTACGAGCTGGACCAGCACATTGACCGTATTTTGAGGTCAGCATCCATGGCCAAAATTGGCCTACCGTTTGATAGAGAAAGCATTAGAAAAATACTCATACAAACAGTGAGTGCTTCCAAGTGCAAAACAGGATCACTAAGGTACTGGCTCTCGGCAGGACCTGGTGATTTTCAGTTGTCTCCCTCTGGTTGCAATCAGCCAGCTCTTTATGCTATTGTAGTCCAAGACAAATCACCTTTTAGTTCAAAGGGTGTTAAAGTAGTAACGTCGTCAATCCCTATAAAACCACCCCAATTTGCGGTTATGAAGAGTGTGAATTATCTTCCGAATGTGCTTTCAAAGATGGAGGCTGAAGAAAAAGGTGCCTTTGCAGCGATTTGGCTGGATGGTGATGGATTTATTGCGGAAGGTCCCAACATGAATGTGGCTTTTGTTACAAAAGATAAGGAACTTCTGATGCCTCAGTTTGACAAAATACTAAGTGGCTGCACGGCTAAGAGAGTTTTGGCGCTTGCAGAAGGCCTGGTGAAGGAGGGTAAGCTTCAGGCAGTGAGAGTCGTAAATGTGACTGTTGAGGAAGGGAAAAAGGCAGATGAGATGATGCTTATTGGCAGTGGAATTCTTGTTCGCCCTATAGTGCAATGGGACGAGCAGATCATTGGTGATG GCAAAGAAGGACCCTTGACTCAGATTCTCCTGAATCTTATCatcaaggacatggaatccgGCCCCCTTACTGTCCGAACGCCTATTCCTAACTAG
- the LOC133735859 gene encoding uncharacterized protein LOC133735859, with amino-acid sequence MAAYDYDEPSATHRPASSDAPSQEPGYDPNHVPDSVKSFVVHLYRHIREKNVYEILQMYETSFQGISERLFKDSPWPSVDAVAHHVDNDHVFCLLYREMWFRHLYARLQPTLKQRIDSWDNYCSLFQVVLHGVVNMQLPNQWLWDMVDEFVYQFQSFCQYRAKMKNKTEQEIALLRQFDQAWNVYGVLNFLQALVEKSAIIQILEHEKEGLEQFTATDGYDYSGGSNVLKVLGYFSMVGLLRVHCLLGDYHTGLKCLQPIDITQQGVYTSVIGSHITTIYHYGFANLMLRRYVEAIREFNKILLYIYKTKQYHQKSPQYEQILKKNEQMYALLAISLSLCPQVKLVEETVNSQLREKYGEKMIRMQRYDDEAFAIYDELFSYACPKFITPSAPSFEEPLVNYNQDAYRLQLKLFLYEVKQQQLLSGVRTFLKVYSSISLGNLAKYMEVDESKLRTILLTYKHKTHAVDTDGKTISNADVDFYMNDDWVYVVDSKPPKRYGDYFLRQIVKLEGAINDLDRIKLD; translated from the exons ATGGCGGCTTACGACTACGACGAGCCCTCGGCGACTCACCGCCCAGCCTCCTCCGACGCGCCGTCGCAGGAGCCCGGGTACGACCCGAACCACGTCCCTGACTCCGTCAAATCCTTCGTCGTTCATCTCTACCGCCACATCCGCGAGAAGAACGTCTACGAGATCCTCCAGATGTACGAGACTTCCTTCCAGGGCATATCGGAGCGCCTCTTCAAGGACTCGCCGTGGCCCTCCGTGGACGCCGTCGCGCACCACGTCGACAATGACCACGTGTTCTGCCTCCTCTACCGTGAGATGTGGTTCCGCCACCTCTACGCCAGGCTCCAGCCGACGCTGAAGCAGAGAATCGACTCCTGGGACAATTACTGTAGCCTTTTTCAGGTGGTTCTGCACGGCGTGGTCAATATGCAGCTGCCGAATCAGTGGCTGTGGGACATGGTCGATGAGTTTGTGTACCAGTTTCAGAGCTTCTGTCAGTATCGGGCTAAGATGAAGAACAAGACTGAGCAGGAGATTGCTCTTCTCAGGCAGTTTGATCAA GCTTGGAATGTGTACGGTGTGCTTAACTTTTTGCAAGCTCTGGTGGAGAAGTCTGCGATTATTCAGATTCTCGAGCATGAGAAGGAAGGGCTGGAGCAATTTACTGCCACGGATGGGTATGATTATAGTGGCGGCAGTAATGTCTTGAAGGTGTTGGGGTATTTCAGTATGGTGGGGTTGCTGCGAGTGCATTGTCTTTTGGGTGATTATCATACTGGTCTCAAATGCTTGCAACCTATTGACATTACTCAGCAAGGTGTCTACACCAGTGTGATTGGAAGCCACATTACCACCATATATCATTATGGTTTTGCCAATCTTATGTTGCGGAG GTATGTGGAGGCAATTCGTGAATTCAATAAGATTCTACTGTACATCTATAAGACCAAGCAATATCATCAGAAATCTCCTCAATATGAGCAGATACTAAAGAAGAATGAGCAGATGTATGCATTGTTGGCAATTAGCCTTTCACTATGTCCCCAGGTTAAGCTTGTTGAAGAAACAGTGAATTCTCAGTTGCGTGAGAAGTATGGTGAAAAGATGATTAGAATGCAAAGATATGATGATGAAGCATTTGCTATCTATGATGAGCTCTTCTCCTATGCATGTCCTAAGTTCATTACTCCATCTGCTCCAAGTTTTGAGGAGCCTCTTGTTAATTACAACCAG GATGCATATAGACTTCAGTTGAAACTGTTCCTTTATGAAGTGAAGCAGCAACAGTTATTGTCAGGTGTTAGGACCTTCTTAAAAGTCTACTCATCCATCTCTCTTGGGAACCTTGCGAAGTACATGGAAGTGGATGAATCCAAGTTGAG GACTATCTTGCTGACATACAAACACAAGACACATGCAGTTGACACTGATGGAAAAACCATTTCCAATGCTGATGTGGATTTCTATATGAACGAT GATTGGGTTTATGTTGTTGACTCGAAACCACCAAAACGATATGGGGATTACTTCTTGCGTCAGATAGTGAAG CTCGAAGGGGCAATCAACGACCTGGACAGGATAAAGCTGGATTGA
- the LOC133740935 gene encoding D-amino-acid transaminase, chloroplastic isoform X3, producing MERLKTNRENQKGTQEFLAMYSSIFGGITTDPSAMVIPIDDHMVHRGHGVFDTAAIRDGYLYELDQHIDRILRSASMAKIGLPFDRESIRKILIQTVSASKCKTGSLRYWLSAGPGDFQLSPSGCNQPALYAIVVQDKSPFSSKGVKVVTSSIPIKPPQFAVMKSVNYLPNVLSKMEAEEKGAFAAIWLDGDGFIAEGPNMNVAFVTKDKELLMPQFDKILSGCTAKRVLALAEGLVKEGKLQAVRVVNVTVEEGKKADEMMLIGSGILVRPIVQWDEQIIGDGKEGPLTQILLNLIIKDMESGPLTVRTPIPN from the exons ATGGAAAGGCTAAAAACAAACCGCGAAAATCAAAAGGGTACACAAGAGTTTCTAGCCATGTATTCTAGCATTTTTGGAGGAATAACTACAGATCCATCTGCTATGGTGATCCCTATTGATGACCACATGGTCCACAGAGGGCATGGGGTTTTCGACACTGCTGCTATAAGGGACGG ATATCTGTACGAGCTGGACCAGCACATTGACCGTATTTTGAGGTCAGCATCCATGGCCAAAATTGGCCTACCGTTTGATAGAGAAAGCATTAGAAAAATACTCATACAAACAGTGAGTGCTTCCAAGTGCAAAACAGGATCACTAAGGTACTGGCTCTCGGCAGGACCTGGTGATTTTCAGTTGTCTCCCTCTGGTTGCAATCAGCCAGCTCTTTATGCTATTGTAGTCCAAGACAAATCACCTTTTAGTTCAAAGGGTGTTAAAGTAGTAACGTCGTCAATCCCTATAAAACCACCCCAATTTGCGGTTATGAAGAGTGTGAATTATCTTCCGAATGTGCTTTCAAAGATGGAGGCTGAAGAAAAAGGTGCCTTTGCAGCGATTTGGCTGGATGGTGATGGATTTATTGCGGAAGGTCCCAACATGAATGTGGCTTTTGTTACAAAAGATAAGGAACTTCTGATGCCTCAGTTTGACAAAATACTAAGTGGCTGCACGGCTAAGAGAGTTTTGGCGCTTGCAGAAGGCCTGGTGAAGGAGGGTAAGCTTCAGGCAGTGAGAGTCGTAAATGTGACTGTTGAGGAAGGGAAAAAGGCAGATGAGATGATGCTTATTGGCAGTGGAATTCTTGTTCGCCCTATAGTGCAATGGGACGAGCAGATCATTGGTGATG GCAAAGAAGGACCCTTGACTCAGATTCTCCTGAATCTTATCatcaaggacatggaatccgGCCCCCTTACTGTCCGAACGCCTATTCCTAACTAG
- the LOC133740935 gene encoding D-amino-acid transaminase, chloroplastic isoform X1 gives MASLQSFSKPVSQNPHITRKPVDHSLSLSLIPRNLAFLGPGLRFIHHGSAKEMKIIRSLKRTEAVTDIFVADYSIQVSDVPLLTCSEAMERLKTNRENQKGTQEFLAMYSSIFGGITTDPSAMVIPIDDHMVHRGHGVFDTAAIRDGYLYELDQHIDRILRSASMAKIGLPFDRESIRKILIQTVSASKCKTGSLRYWLSAGPGDFQLSPSGCNQPALYAIVVQDKSPFSSKGVKVVTSSIPIKPPQFAVMKSVNYLPNVLSKMEAEEKGAFAAIWLDGDGFIAEGPNMNVAFVTKDKELLMPQFDKILSGCTAKRVLALAEGLVKEGKLQAVRVVNVTVEEGKKADEMMLIGSGILVRPIVQWDEQIIGDGKEGPLTQILLNLIIKDMESGPLTVRTPIPN, from the exons ATGGCTTCCCTCCAATCTTTCTCAAAACCCGTCTCGCAAAATCCACATATTACCAGAAAACCAGTTGATCATTCTCTTAGTTTGAGTCTAATTCCACGAAACCTTGCATTTTTAGGACCTGGGTTACGTTTTATTCACCATGGGTCCGCCAAAGAGATGAAAATCATCAGAAGCTTGAAACGAACCGAAGCTGTGACTG ACATTTTTGTGGCAGATTACAGCATTCAAGTTTCTGATGTCCCACTGCTGACTTGCTCAGAG GCAATGGAAAGGCTAAAAACAAACCGCGAAAATCAAAAGGGTACACAAGAGTTTCTAGCCATGTATTCTAGCATTTTTGGAGGAATAACTACAGATCCATCTGCTATGGTGATCCCTATTGATGACCACATGGTCCACAGAGGGCATGGGGTTTTCGACACTGCTGCTATAAGGGACGG ATATCTGTACGAGCTGGACCAGCACATTGACCGTATTTTGAGGTCAGCATCCATGGCCAAAATTGGCCTACCGTTTGATAGAGAAAGCATTAGAAAAATACTCATACAAACAGTGAGTGCTTCCAAGTGCAAAACAGGATCACTAAGGTACTGGCTCTCGGCAGGACCTGGTGATTTTCAGTTGTCTCCCTCTGGTTGCAATCAGCCAGCTCTTTATGCTATTGTAGTCCAAGACAAATCACCTTTTAGTTCAAAGGGTGTTAAAGTAGTAACGTCGTCAATCCCTATAAAACCACCCCAATTTGCGGTTATGAAGAGTGTGAATTATCTTCCGAATGTGCTTTCAAAGATGGAGGCTGAAGAAAAAGGTGCCTTTGCAGCGATTTGGCTGGATGGTGATGGATTTATTGCGGAAGGTCCCAACATGAATGTGGCTTTTGTTACAAAAGATAAGGAACTTCTGATGCCTCAGTTTGACAAAATACTAAGTGGCTGCACGGCTAAGAGAGTTTTGGCGCTTGCAGAAGGCCTGGTGAAGGAGGGTAAGCTTCAGGCAGTGAGAGTCGTAAATGTGACTGTTGAGGAAGGGAAAAAGGCAGATGAGATGATGCTTATTGGCAGTGGAATTCTTGTTCGCCCTATAGTGCAATGGGACGAGCAGATCATTGGTGATG GCAAAGAAGGACCCTTGACTCAGATTCTCCTGAATCTTATCatcaaggacatggaatccgGCCCCCTTACTGTCCGAACGCCTATTCCTAACTAG
- the LOC133738393 gene encoding protein PEROXIN-4: MQASRARLFKEYKEVQREKVADPDIQLVCDDSNIFKWTALIKGPSETPFEGGIFQLAFAVPEQYPLQPPQVRFLTKIFHPNVHFKTGEICLDILKNAWSPAWTLQSVCRAIIALMAHPEPDSPLNCDSGNLLRAGDIKGYHSMARMYTRLAAMPKKG, translated from the exons ATGCAG GCATCAAGAGCTAGGCTTTTCAAGGAATACAAAGAGGTTCAACGAGAGAAAGTTGCAGATCCAGATATTCAATTAGTTTGTGATGACTCCAACATATTTAAATGGACGGCTCTCATCAAG GGACCATCGGAGACTCCATTTGAGGGTGGCATATTCCAGCTTGCTTTTGCAGTTCCTGAGCAGTATCCACTGCAACCCCCACAAGTCAGGTTCTTGACAAAAATTTTCCATCCAAACGTGCATTTTAAG ACAGGAGAGATATGCCTTGACATCTTGAAGAATGCATGGAGCCCTGCTTGGACACTTCAGTCTGTTTGTAGGGCTATAATTGCTTTAATGGCCCATCCAGAACCCGATAGCCCACTGAACTGTGATTCAG GCAATCTTCTGCGTGCTGGCGATATCAAGGGGTACCATTCCATGGCAAGAATGTACACTAGGCTTGCCGCCATGCCCAAGAAAGGCTGA
- the LOC133738392 gene encoding uncharacterized protein LOC133738392, translating into MEQHSKNTFTFCNYYFHKTTIILLLVSIITLTLTLTQTQLFSPMSTMTHALIIHLPLQHSTLSSPSTTLLPHVRPPLAHTWARSPPKIFPYKYRSLSQSQSTGPRSNTDTQMAEEAVDAQKLRSEFYRVLNSRRCGEVPLTVEPAKPVTNPLFQEANPPSFSEAMNACPKANITNFKEKLQEENLYLITEAGEQGRLPVLILSMKEEKSTQKKPAVVFLHSTNKNKEWLRPLLEAYASRGYVAIAIDSRYHGERATNITTYRDALISAWKRGNTMPFLFDTVWDLIKLADYLTQREDVDPARLGITGESLGGMHAWLAAAADTRYAVVVPIIGVQGFRWAIDNDKWQARVDSIKPVFEEARIDLNKSAIDKEVVEKVWDRIAPGLASQFDSPYTVPAIAPRPLLILNGAEDPRCPLAGLDVPKARALKAYEDAQRVDKFKLIAEPGIGHQMTALMVKEASHWFDKFLQ; encoded by the exons ATGGAACAACACTCCAAAAACACCTTTACATTTTGTAATTATTATTTCCACAAAACAACAATAATACTTCTTTTAGTTTCCATTATAACGCTAACGCTAACGCTAACACAAACCCAACTCTTCTCTCCAATGAGCACAATGACCCACGCTCTCATCATCCATCTTCCTCTGCAGCACTCCACTCTATCATCACCATCCACCACCCTCCTCCCGCACGTGCGACCTCCCCTGGCCCACACGTGGGCACGCTCCCCGCCAAAAATATTCCCCTATAAATACCGGTCCCTGTCTCAGTCTCAGTCGACCGGACCCAGATCAAACACTGACACCCAAATGGCCGAGGAAGCTGTAGACGCCCAGAAGCTTCGTTCCGAGTTTTACAGAGTCTTGAATAGCAGGCGATGTGGCGAAG TTCCGTTAACGGTGGAGCCGGCGAAACCGGTGACCAATCCTTTGTTTCAGGAGGCTAACCCTCCAAGCTTCAGCGAG GCAATGAACGCTTGCCCCAAGGCTAACATTACCAACTTTAAGGAGAAGCTAcaagaggaaaatctttacctaATTACTGAG GCAGGAGAGCAGGGGAGGTTACCTGTGTTGATTTTGAGcatgaaggaagaaaaaagtACCCAGAAAAAGCCTGCTGTTGTTTTTCTGCATAGTACTAACAAGAACAAAGAGTGGTTGAGACCATTGCTTGAG GCCTATGCTTCAAGGGGATATGTAGCGATTGCGATTGATTCTCGCTACCATGGTGAACGTGCCACTAATATAACCACTTACCGAGAT GCTCTCATATCAGCATGGAAAAGAGGAAATACAATGCCATTCTTATTTGATACG GTCTGGGACTTGATAAAATTGGCAGATTATCTAACACAGAGGGAGGATGTAGATCCTGCTAGGCTAGGAATCACTGGTGAATCACTGGGAG GTATGCATGCATGGTTGGCTGCTGCTGCTGACACCCGCTATGCAGTGGTTGTCCCTATAATTGGTGTTCAG GGGTTTCGATGGGCGATAGACAATGATAAGTGGCAGGCTCGAGTGGACAGTATAAAACCTGTTTTCGAAG AAGCACGAATTGATCTAAACAAGAGTGCGATTGACAAAGAAGTAGTGGAGAAG GTGTGGGATAGGATTGCTCCAGGTCTGGCCTCTCAGTTTGATTCTCCTTATACAGTGCCAGCTATTGCACCGCGTCCTCTATTGATTTTAAATG GTGCAGAAGATCCTCGATGTCCACTCGCTGGTCTGGATGTTCCCAAAGCGAGAGCACTCAAGGCTTATGAAGATGCACAGCGTGTAGATAAATTTAAG TTAATAGCAGAGCCCGGCATCGGCCACCAAATGACCGCTCTTATGGTAAAAGAGGCAAGCCACTGGTTTGATAAATTTCTCCAGTGA
- the LOC133735860 gene encoding uncharacterized protein LOC133735860 produces MEIIGDALRQAFMPKREYESLREEDRAWGKLQRPVLMASVAFICLSILACAIISLNIVFPADANRRPFCGDRRLNSLPMNVRGGDSDSDSFNGAFYLTDQETVDYYWMVVFIPSMIIFLATVVYLVAGITVAYSAPTRNGCLMVVENNYCASKRGGVRCLSILNAVFAIIFGLLALFLGTSLLTLGGSYCSVPLFWCYEIGTWGLVFLYGGTAFFLRRRSAVILDEGEFGGRNLGLEMLENPVEVTPDMERRVEEGFKTWMGSSLLSSDEEDEPESY; encoded by the exons ATGGAGATAATCGGCGACGCGCTTCGCCAGGCGTTCATGCCCAAGCGCGAGTACGAGAGCCTCCGGGAAGAAGACAGAGCGTGGGGGAAGCTCCAGAGGCCTGTGTTGATGGCGTCCGTGGCTTTCATCTGCCTTTCAATCCTCGCCTGCGCGATTATCAGCTTGAACATTGTGTTTCCGGCCGACGCGAACCGGCGGCCGTTCTGCGGCGACCGGAGGCTTAATTCGCTGCCGATGAATGTCAGAGGCGGCGATTCCGATTCCGATTCGTTTAATGGTGCGTTTTATCTGACGGACCAGGAGACTGTGGATTACTATTGGATGGTGGTGTTCATTCCCTCCATGATCATTTTCTTGGCCACGGTGGTGTATCTTGTTGCGG GAATCACTGTCGCTTATTCTGCCCCAACAAGGAATGGATGCTTAATGGTAGTTGAAAATAACTACTGTGCTTCAAAAAGAG GTGGGGTACGATGTCTATCAATTCTGAATGCTGTCTTTGCTATCATATTTGGTCTTCTTGCCTTGTTTCTTGGTACGAGCCTCCTCACATTAGGGGGAAGCTACTGCTCTGTGCCTCTATTCTGGTGCTATGAGATTGGCACTTGGGGGCTCGTTTTTCTGTACGGAGGGACTGCCTTCTTCCTGAGAAGGAGATCAGCTGTAATCCTTGATGAAGGGGAATTTGGTGGCCGAAACTTGGGGCTTGAAATGTTGGAGAATCCCGTTGAAGTGACACCAGACATGGAAAGGCGGGTTGAAGAAGGGTTTAAAACATGGATGGGGTCATCACTCCTATCTtccgatgaagaagatgaacctGAGAGTTATTAG
- the LOC133739088 gene encoding tetraspanin-19-like, protein MHEEMDLISEPYDQMGLIDVLPYLNPSCVAHKNSKGIKNHMHSTSTPSQAYNVEADEEQIERSITTTHCSVIRMVYCARCCLHNSMRALNFLVNIFGAGVIIYTLWLLKKWQDGVTELPPVHIVPKPWFIYACLGVGMAVCFSTLCSYLVAHCITDSTLLLIYIVFVFSLLCLEVAVVVAIFFKMNWAAKLAEYIDDPKFKKFMLFHLYLCRLIAILILVPQIKCVVLAIILWAIGSEPLSHCNYSDHVTDFRYSFLAIPSPTSFLNMSSRGSRNYEALPRSDQCEYPPRQSFFSHINRFFRMQFHRRVTLS, encoded by the exons ATGCACGAGGAAATGGATTTGATCTCAGAGCCATATGATCAGATGGGTTTGATCGATGTCCTACCATATCTCAATCCATCATGTGTAGCTCACAAGAACTCCAAAGGGATCAAAAACCACATGCATTCAACCTCCACCCCAAGTCAG GCATATAATGTGGAAGCCGATGAAGAACAGATAGAGAGGAGTATCACTACCACTCACTGCTCGGTGATAAGAATGGTATACTGTGCAAGATGTTGCTTGCACAACTCAATGAGAGCTTTGAATTTCTTAGTCAATATCTTCGGTGCCGGAGTGATCATCTACACTCTATGGCTGCTCAAGAAGTGGCAGGATGGAGTTACTGAGCTGCCTCCTGTGCACATTGTTCCTAAACCATG GTTTATATATGCATGTTTAGGTGTGGGAATGGCTGTCTGTTTCAGCACACTTTGCAGTTATCTTGTTGCTCATTGCATCACCGATTCTACTCTTCTTCTCATA TACATAGTCTttgtcttctctcttctttgccTTGAAGTTGCAGTGGTTGTTGCAATTTTCTTCAAGATGAACTGGGCAGCG AAACTTGCAGAGTACATAGATGACCCCAAGTTCAAGAAGTTCATGTTATTTCATCTTTACTTGTGTCGTCTCATTGCGATTCTAATTTTGGTACCGCAG ATCAAATGTGTAGTTTTAGCAATCATTCTTTGGGCTATTGGTAGCGAGCCACTGAGTCACTGCAACTAttctgatcatgtaactgacttTAGATATTCATTTCTGGCGATACCAAGCCCAACATCTTTCCTCAATATGTCGAGTCGTGGCTCCAGAAATTATGAAGCCTTGCCAAGATCAGATCAATGTGAATATCCGCCACGGCAGAGCTTTTTCTCACATATTAACAGATTTTTCAGAATGCAGTTTCATAGAAGAGTCACACTTAGTTAG